A section of the Triticum dicoccoides isolate Atlit2015 ecotype Zavitan chromosome 7A, WEW_v2.0, whole genome shotgun sequence genome encodes:
- the LOC119330677 gene encoding NAC domain-containing protein 92-like: MADHLQVQHHQQQLNLPPGFRFQPTDMEIITFYLVPKVLKKVFDTTVVKEVDLNKCEPWDLLNKVNMGEKGRYFFSQKGLKYSTGIRTNRATKAGYWKATGKDKEIIHPPTMSIIGMKKTLVFYKGRAPKGEKTNWIMHEYRLKSGKQPTPGLPADIAKATTINASSKGEYVVCRIFHKSTGLKKVMMPSSDMSIPMSMGEEKQQSFLKSSTLIPLMDYDMLSSLAPPPPLPETSLYQMHTFEAGSFAMGRAVLPMMNNHDFGNHYQQMMASPQSSMSSYNHHQQQQMMEMSVDQGFMVGVDPGYGSSSIVSHEDVVTWLSNNNQGNGGIATSGEILSMNMGMDGMWKY; encoded by the exons ATGGCAGACCACCTTCAAGTtcaacatcatcaacaacaactGAATCTGCCACCAGGGTTCAGGTTTCAACCGACGGACATGGAGATCATCACCTTCTACTTGGTCCCCAAGGTGCTGAAGAAAGTCTTCGACACCACGGTGGTTAAGGAGGTGGACCTGAACAAATGTGAGCCATGGGATCTCCTAAATAAGGTAAACATGGGGGAGAAGGGGCGATACTTCTTCTCCCAGAAGGGTCTCAAGTACTCCACCGGGatacggaccaaccgggccacgaaGGCCGGTTATTGGAAGGCCACCGGAAAGGACAAGGAGATCATCCACCCACCGACCATGAGTATCATCGGCATGAAGAAGACGCTCGTATTCTACAAGGGAAGGGCCCCCAAGGGGGAGAagacaaactggatcatgcacgagTACAGACTCAAGAGCGGTAAGCAACCCACACCCGGCCTGCCCGCTGACATCGCCAAAGCCACCACCATTAATGCATCTTCCAAG GGGGAGTATGTGGTTTGTAGAATCTTCCATAAAAGCACTGGACTGAAGAAGGTGATGATGCCATCATCTGACATGTCCATTCCCATGTCCATGGGGGAAGAGAAACAACAGAGCTTTCTCAAATCTAGTACATTGATTCCTCTCATGGACTATGACATGTTGTCTTCATTGGCACCACCGCCTCCGTTGCCTGAAACTTCTTTGTACCAGATGCATACCTTCGAGGCCGGATCGTTTGCGATGGGCCGTGCGGTACTTCCGATGATGAACAACCATGACTTTGGTAACCACTACCAACAAATGATGGCCTCACCACAGTCATCGATGTCATCCTACAACCACCACCAGCAACAACAGATGATGGAGATGAGTGTAGACCAGGGCTTCATGGTTGGAGTCGATCCTGGGTATGGTTCATCGTCCATAGTGTCTCACGAGGACGTTGTGACCTGGTTGAGCAACAACAACCAGGGTAATGGTGGCATAGCAACCTCCGGCGAGATCTTGTCAATGAACATGGGCATGGATGGCATGTGGAAGTATTGA